Genomic window (Zingiber officinale cultivar Zhangliang chromosome 2B, Zo_v1.1, whole genome shotgun sequence):
CCTATATAACTTGGCATCCAAGAACAATCAAGATGAGAGAATAAGAGAGTAGGAGCGATCATCTGTGAAGAATTTTTAGGGAGAAGAGGGTTTTGGTTCGTGAACTTTGCAGACAACTTTTCGATATCATTTCGTGATTGCTCTTCTGACGTCAAGCGGTGACCAAATTCGTCTCGGGATATCACTATGAGTGgtttacatgttttttttttgtgtttcatGCTGTTAGATACAATAACTAGAAATCTGTGGTCTCAGGAATTTCCTTCCGAAGCTCTAACGTTCGAGGCCACCATTCCACCTTGTCATTTCTGCCTGTTCCATGATACCAAGCTTCTTGCTTTTGAGGTTTCTTCTTGGTCATGATCACAAAGGAATTTCTTAAGACTGACAAGATGGAATTCTTGGTCAAAATCATTCCtatgaaaattcaaaattttgatcatgttATTTGTTCTCAGAGTTCTGTATTCTCTCACCCCGGCCATCACCGAATTGATACAAGGATCAAATTCTAGATGAAAAAAATTCCTCTAAAGAGACGTCACTCAATGATTTACCTTACTTCTTACTTTCCTTCTAAATGCTCTGGGGTGGACAGGAAGAGCGTCTGGATGAGTGTATCATCTTTTGCACTCGTCCTTTATTCCCCCGTATTAACACGTACATGATTTGCATAGAGAAAACTGGAGCCCTCGAATCATTTAACTTAGATCAAGCAACCGTTGACCTTTGGATAATTTCAATTCTTTGATTGAAGCATGAAGCTAGAATCTAATTATCTATTCAACTTGGTAAAAGTGAAAAACAATATCTTTCACACATACACAAGCTGCCGCGCGCATCAAGCAAGTTGACTAATCTTCTTCCTATTTGCCATTACTGCAACAACTCTCTCCCCTCCTTCCTTGCAATACTTGCATCCGCTTATGaatgcaatggccggccactgcAATCAAGGGAGTCATGACTTGAGAGAGAATCTGAGGGGCAAACCGTTCATGGGCAGCACAAAGGGCCCGAACTGTATCCCACTCTCTGGCCTCGCCGCTGACCATCTGATCATACAGAAAGAGAGGACGTCAACCGATGCATCGATCAAATTAGATGAATAGTAGTGCGAACTGCTTGATCGAGTCGAGTACCTGTATTTGGTGGTCAGGTGATGGAGGAGCACCAGCATCTCCAGCTTTGCGAGCTCATTCCCGGGGCAGGAGTGACTGCCGTTTCCAAAGGGCATGAAGGTGTTCGGCTTCGGGGGGACCTCGAATCTGGAAGGGTCGAACTTTTCTGGGTCGGTGAAGTTTTCTGGGCTGTGATGGATGTTCCTGAAGAGCGGCAGCACCTTCCATCCCTTGGGAATAAGGTACCCTGTTCATCATCGATCATGTCTTTGAATAAGGTGATCTTGTTTGCCGCGTTAATGGCGATTATATGTGTTAATTAATTACTGCTTGCCTTGGTACTCAACGTCTTCCACAGCTTCTCTAAAAGTGAAGGACAAGATGGAGGCCACCCTCATTGTCTCCTGGATCACCCTCGTGGTCAGAGGCATCTTCTTGGTGTCGGCCCAAGAAAGGCCCTTGTCCTCCTCTGGTTTGCTCTTCGTGATCTCCTCTTGTTCTTCCTGCCATGAGAGAGAGAGATGAGATGGATGCTGAGTGTGTGCTGATTTTGTCCGTGAATTGAAGTCTGTAGCTTACAGTGACTGCTTGCAGGATGCTGGGATTGTCTCCGAGGTACTTGATGATCCAAGTGAGGACGCTGGCGGTGGTGTCCCTGGCGGCGAAGATGACGCCGATGACGTTGTCGGCGATCTGGTCGTCGGAGAGGCCTTCTTTGGCTTCCATGAGAGAGCCGAGGAGGTCGTTTGGGGCTGTGTTCTTGCTCTGCAGCCTTCTGGAGGAGATGATGCCGGCGACGATGCGGGCGAGCTGGTTCCTGGCCTTCATGGCCTTGTGGAAGAGCGTCCCCGGTAGGTTGATGGGCATCGAGTTGTAGCCCTTCTCGAGCTTGCAGTAGCATTGCTTCAGATCCTCGGCGGCGGCGGCCACGTCGTTGCCAAAGATGGACAGGATTGCCACATTGAACGCGTACTGCTCCAGATCGAAGGGCAAATCTATTAATGAGTTTGGACTCGACTTGAATCGAAGGAATTAAATATTAGAGGATTTGCCTCACCGTCTTTAGTTCTTGGAAGGTGTTGACCAATTGGCCGTCCCAGGACCGGAGGGCGCGGAGGGCGACGGCCTCGATGCCGGCGACAGAGCGGCGGATGGAGTCGGGGAGGAAGGAACGAAGAAGAAGCCGGCGGAGATGGGCGTGGCAGTCGCCCTGCTGGAAGAAGATCGCCCGGGGGCCGATCATGCGCTCCTTGCTCGCCGGGAACTTGGGCTTGAACCGGTGCGCCTGCGTCACCAGCACGAACTTGGCCGCCTCCGGGCTCGACACCATGACGCAGGGGCAGCCCAGGATGTGGGTCTTAAATACCGCCCCGTACTTCCTCTGCTTGAGCACGAAGAAGGCGTTGGGGTTGCTGTTGGAGTAGAGCTGGAACGTCTCCCCCACGAAAGGCCACCCCATGGAGCCCGGCGGCAGCGGGAGctttttccggcggccggcgaggactaCTCCTTTCCAGAAGATGCAGTACATAGCAAAAAAAAGGAGGAAGGCCAACATGAGGAAATGGAGATCGATGAAAGCCATTGAGGAGTGAGGGAGGAGCGCCGCACTATTTATAGAACAGAAGGAACAACGAAGCACTCACAGGATTGCATCCGTGTCGGCATCATCGTCCCATGTCCGTTCCACGAACAATTATGGAGATTGTCAAATTGGATGCGAAATCTGAGTTCCAGATTTGATCAGCACGTGGCGGACCAATTCGACATGGTTGACTTGGGATTCGTAACTGTCCTCGTCAGCGCGCCACAGGAGGAGTAGGAGAATTCAAAGGGGAAAAATGGgtttttttattgatttatttggatagtccataaattttttttaaggataagattgatttattaaaaaattagatatctagattataaaaaaaataaaatatcttatttCTAAGTATTTAACTATCTTTCAATACTTGTAATAACTATTACATAtactataataattataaaatcataattactaCAATATAAATATTAAGTGGTCAATTAAACTTATATTATAGTCACTGTTATAACATGAATTcctattaatatttaatatattaagtaTGTATTGTAATATATGTAGTAACCATAAAATAATAACTATAATATTGTACTCGATCGACTCCAGATTTAGATAAAAGAGGTAGAATAGAGATAATAACACCAAAAATATTATATTCTAAACAGTATAGAGTTGGTGTTATTAAAAACAAATCAAAATGGGCAGTCTTTTACTAAACAAATGATTTTTTACTTTTGCCTATTCAAAGTGGACAAAGTAAACAAAGGCCACGAACGGAACACTCGGCGGAAAAATCAGCTGCCCTTCAATGataataaaaagtaaaatttatCAACCTAGTGATCTTATATGGTCGAGCTCATGatgatctttaaaaaaaataaatttaaaaattataattaatcagtataaaaatttaaattcttatcCTTTTATAATAATTCTATCCTGCATTAACCAATTCAATACTATCCCAGAACATCAGCTGTCCCTGAATGAGCAGAGAGAGGAGGAGTTCCTGGCGTTGCTGGAGAGTACATGTGCCCAGCTCATTCAATGCCTAAGATACAGTTCGGATATTGAATTGCCATCTATGGTACTGATCAAAGGATGGATCAATCTGCAAGGCAAGCACGATACCATCACATTGAAGAACATCCAGGAGTTGACTGAAACTGTTTGAGCTGCGCAAGGACCAGTCAAATGCTCGACACGCGGACTGAGCATTAGTTCCTGATTCCTTCTTACTTCATCATATCTTTAACATATTCCAAAGGCAGCTGCTAGCTGCTGCATAGGCCGTAGCCATAAACCAGGGCTGCCAAACTGTGGATGGTTAAGCTCGAAACAGAGCCCTTCTTTTGGAGCGAGGGAGCCGGATGCTGATTCTCGTACGTTAAGACAAAGAAAGTAAGAAAGAGGAAATATAGTCAACTCGCCTACTCATTGCCATCTAAAAAGAGTTTGACCGTACGCCGACAGAGAAAGATTCGCTGATCAAATTTAAGGAACTCGGGTGTCCTCCAGCGATCTCCGTGGATTTCCGAGCCGCCAATTGGACGAGGACATGTGTCGAGACCTCGATGGTCTACGTGCCTGGGGCTGTGAACCGGATCGATATCTCTTTGTTTTTTAATTTCTTGCTCACTCACTCTTCGACATGTGTGCGTTTAATTTGTATCGAGCCCAACCTGATAGACAGAAGTGCAGCTTTGTTGGTGGGAAAAATGCCAACCAGATATTTCAGTACCGTAGAATTGTGATTAAGCATCGATCCTTTCTTAAGAAGATGAAACATCCTTTTCTCCACATCATCTATAACATCATCCACGGTGGTTGATATAGTGATTCGCTAGATAATAATGTCTCTTTAGCGTACGATTCGCAATTCATAATTTTGAAATCCAATAACTCGTTGGGATTTCAAACTGAAATTTGTGATAACTTGTGACTTCTGGCATCCTCTAATAATTTCTCAGTTTAATTAAATGACCACCTTCGTTTAATTGAATTGGTTGAAATATTTTCATataaaattgattttgacctcGAATCGACTAATCCAGTCCGGTTTTAAATCAGCAATGCCACGGCACGCAGCAGTGCTGCTACTACGTAGCCACAGCTCATTCAGACCTGCCCGCTAAAGCATGCGGTTGACTTTAATTGTCAACGCCTGTGATTTCTTTCTATTGGATGATATGTCCTCTAGCCAATGGCCGACGAGCTTCCGCGTCAACGCGTGGTATTGGAGTATACGGGGATGAGCCGTATCTAGACAACTGCTCTAGATCGTTTCCTTTGGCATGCAGCATTTGTTGAAAACAGGATCAATTGATTAACATTCTTCTCATAAACTAACAAGGTCAACGCCTCCTATCTTCATCCATGCATCGCAACGATATGTAAACCTCACCGAGACGGGAAGAACTTTGTTAATTTATTGCCCAGTTCGCAGAAGATGGACGTTTACGGTCACATTCGCCCCGTTGACTTTGACTTGTAGCCCATCATAATTAATCTCCTCGCACAATTTTTCAACTGGGAGTCGATGTATTGAGCTCTCACGTCGACGTATGTAAATGGCAGGATTAGGAAATTATATATGGAACTTATTAACTAAAGACTTGTGTCACAGCTCATAAAATCAACAAGATGACTTTTGGAAAGTCCAAGAGGCCTTTAGTTTTGACCAGGGCTCGATGCTGGGTCACTGAGAGAAATCGTAAACTCTATTTGATGAACTGCAACACTTATAGGTTCTTGTACAAGCCACTTGAACGATTATATTATATTGCAGCAAACCATATGAACTCAATGAAAAACATCCACGGGATCTAATTGGGTGTGGATAAAGCATGAGTTTTTGAACATGCCCACGGACCTCAAGCCATGCAATCCCACCTTCAGTGCAGTCAAAAAGTTCAACCTGTACTCTGCAATGTGAAGACAACACTCCTATCAGAAATATCAATCTTCATTCTTCTTGTTAAGGAGTTTCGATTTGTTCACCTTGCAAGACTTCGAGTTGAGTCGGAGAGCACTTCGTGATATCACTCTTGCAGTCCGTCCAAGCTCCATTAGGATCAGCAATATCTGGTACCAAAATCTTCCGAACCTGAAATTACAACACCTAATGGTCAATGATTTCTCAAAGCTGAAAAGAATGATCTGCATTCTGTCATATTTGTTGTTGATTTTGACGATATGGTTCATGCCTGCCAAAAATCATAAGCTGGATTCAGAATAAACAGGGGCGTCTTCACTTCATGGGCCATGTATTGTGGGAAAAAACACTGCACGTGAATCTCAAACTATTAATGACAACATAACTAAATTTAtaattgatcccgtccggaagctgagtcggatgaaggcgggcctcgaTGTACTGAAAGTTGATGGAAAGTCGCCGAGACGTCGGATCTACCTGGCACCCTCTGGAAAGGTTCGCACGGGTGGCTGACGAAGGGAAACGACCAGGGTGATGACAATACGGCTCTGCGCAGACTCAAACGAGCacccgagtcgttagagaccagaaaccaggaaaAAAGTTCCCGGATCAGAtcttccgatgctcaagtcaggtacttttccccagaaaacatagagaaaggacgaaaagtaaagactagtgaaaaatgacgagtgagcgtacctgcataagggacaaagcatccctttttatactgtaaCGGATGTTTCTAGAACCTGGCGAGTGTTAGGGAATGTTGGCTGTcagactttgtctggcggtgaatgacacatggCTTCTCCCTGATAGGCTGGCGACAGAACCAAAGGGGgaatgagccccgactgttagcatattcccttaCATACTGATTATTTTCTGACATTCTCTGATGAACAGTTACGATTCTCCggcttgtttgtcctgtagtgtTTGGATTCCATGTCTGCATCCCGACCTGCTTCGATCCACTGCTATCCGTGGCTTATACATTCCGACCTGCACGACCAGTCTGTATCCTGACATGCTtctatccgctgttatccatggcctgtgTGTTCCAACCTGCCCGACCGGTTCGTATCTCGACCTACTtatgtctgctgttatccaatgcaagtacgttccgacctgcacgaccGGTCTGTTGCCCGACCTGCacctgtccgctgttatccatggcttatgcgttccgacctgcacgatcGGTTCATATCTCGACTTGCTTATGTCCGCTGTTATCCAAGGATGGtgcatcccgacctgtacgccaggtctgtttcctgacctgtatttgtctactgttatccatggctgatacgtcccgacctgtacgccaggtctgtttcccgacctgcatttgtctactgttatccatggctggtatgtcccgacctgtacgccaggtctgtttcccgacctgcatttgtctactgttatccatggctggtacgtcccgacctgtacgccaggtctgctTCCTAACTTGCAtttgtttactgttatccatggctggtACGTCCTGACCTATACGCCTGGTATGTTTTCAAACTTGCAttcgtctactgttatccatggctggtacgtcccgacctatacgccaggtctgtttTCATACCTACATTCGtctattgttatccatggctgGTACGTCCCGACTTGTACACCAGGTATGTTTCCCAACCTGCAtttgtttactgttatccatggctggtacgtcccgacctgtacgccaggtctgtttacCGACCTGCATTTGTCTACTGTTACCCATGGCTGGTACGTCCTGACCTATATGTCAGGTTTGCTTCCTGACCTACTTCAGAGGCCTTCCTTGCCTAGCCTTTGCGTGGTTTGTGGGCTCAGCCCTCAGCTATGCCTGACCTGTGGGCCCAGTTCTTGATTGCTGTCGAAGCTGATTTTTGTTCGACTTGTGATCTTCTCCCTTGACCGCCCCGTCAGCTGAGACTATGACCCtggccacgtaagcttgacttttgaccagccacataagcttgacttttgaccagccACGtaggctagacttctgacctccacgtaaacttgacttttgaccatCTTGTGGTCTTAactcctaaccacatcatcttactgaccccacaatcatgcaccgtatcacaatcctccccctcaagtctagtcgaaggaggctctagtccgactgactagacccaagtcccTTCGTTACCTGACCCGATTCTTTCATTCTCTGCCGACCTGCTTTCCATCCACTTTCAGAATTTCTTGTCTTCCTAGGAGATAAACTGGATGATTATGCATGCATATTGATTCTTCAACTTCCGCACCTGTCTTCCTCCTATAAATGTTTCACTGTTTTCCAAGCATCCATTCAAGTTCCGAGGAAGTCCCTTCACCCTCTCCTTCCTTATAAAAGGTCCGAGTGCACTCTTCTCCTCTCGGCCTTAAGCTATCCTCCATGGAACCGACAACAGAACCTAGCaaactttcttctttgcttcagcAGATTATCTATCTGAGGGAGTTATTGGCTCAGAAAGAAGAAGCCTTGCATCAGCAAATTGCTCATCTGATAGAGTTGCTGGCTCAAAAAGAAGAAGTCCTGCTGGAGATGACTGTGAGTAGAGATCTTCAAACGTCCCTTACTCATGAAATGGAAAGCCTCTGGCTGGTCGCCAAATCCAGAACCCGGGCTGAAGTTGCTCTCAAGATGAAAGCTCAATCCGACTTTCAGAGCCAAGTTCAATACATTGTCTATTTGAAGATGAAACATGAAGATGAGGTGGCTCTTCTGAAAGAGGAAAGACGAATCAGGGACGAGACTATTGGGCAACTGAAACACGCCATTGATCTTATGAAGGAAGATCTAACTAGAGCTCAAGCTCTTCTGGCTAGAAAGGATCAAGCCTCGGGATCTGGCAGCAATGTAAACCCTTAAAAGATGTACCCCTGATTAATGGAATAAAACTTGTTTTTTGGGTGCCCCTCATGATGCAGCTCCACACCCTATTGCTTGGGTATCATTACATTTCTATAGAACACCTGCATTTCTCTAATATTTCtagtaaaaataacaaaaaaaataaggaTAACTTGCTTACCCCCTCTTCCTCTTACCTCATAACACATGAgccatgtaacgacccggcccttttttCCCTCTTGGGCgccccttgtggcggcccaactggcgacccttatgtcgtcggcccatttggcgacctctcatgtcgtcgatcgacgaccctttggccgtgtcgttactcactaggactttccacccctggcagtggatttttttgcctcccccaggattcgaactctaaacctccaggcttaagtattagagtttatgaatcctggtagccaagtgagatgatatcacttggttaccaggattcataaactttacTATTTagcctggagatctagagttagaatcctggggaaggcaaaaatctactaccaggggtggaaagtcctaatgagtaacgacacgaccaaagggtcgttggtcgacgacatgagaggtcaccaaatgggccgaccaTATAAGGGCCAGTTGGGCTGccacaagggctgcccaagaggccaaagggtcgggtcgttacaataaaaaggcgcatttttattgtaacgacccgaccctttggcctcttgggcggcccttgtggcggcccttatgtcgtcggccaatttggcgacctctcatgtcgtcggcccatttggcgacctctcatgtcgttgaCCGACAACCCTTTggtcgtgccattactcactaggactttccacccctggcagtggaattttaccttccccaagattcgaactctagacctccaggctaagtagtagagtttatgaatcctggtaaccaagtgagatgatctcactttgttaccaggattcataaactctaatacttaagcctggagatttagagttcaaatcctgggggaggtaaaaatccactgccaggggtggaaagtcctagtgagtaacggcacggccaaaggatcgtcggtcgacgacatgagaggtcgccaaatgggccgacgacataagggccgccacaagggctgcccaagaTGCCAAAAAGGGCcgggttgttacaataaaaaggcgcctttttattgtaacgacccggctctcttggcccatttggcgacctctcatgtcgtcgaccgtcgacctcttaggagtagttccgattcgtttggtgttttcttctttgttcgagttttaccattttttattgtaacaacccgaccctcttggcccatttggcgacctctcatgtcgtcgaccgtcggcccttatgtcgtcggcccatttggcgacctctaatgtcgtcgaccgacgacccttggccgtgccgttactcactaggactttccacccctgatctcacttggttaccaggattcataaactctaatacttaagtctggaggtttagagttcgaatcctaggggaggcaaaaatccactgctaggggtggaaagtcctagtgagtaacggcacggccaaccACGTGAgatgccaaatgggccgacgacataagggccgccaggccaccacaagggccgcccaagaggccaaagggtcggtcgttacaataaaagcgGCTTTTTATGACGACCGGCCTTGACCCACTTGCGGTCTTATATcgccatttggcgacctctcatgtcgtcgaccgaccctttggtcgtgccgttactcactaggactttccacccctggcagtggatttttacctccctcaggattcgaactctaaacctccaggcttaagtattagagtttatgaatcctggtaaccaagtgagatcactgccaggggtggaaagtcctaatgagtaacggcacagccaaagggtcatcggtcgacgacatgagaggtcgccgcaagggccgcccaagaggccaaagggccgggtcattacaagCCCCCAGCCGGAGCAAATGAAACGCTTGAGAATGTGTCTGCGACTTGAGAATTTGCCTGCGACATTTCATATTTTAACAAGAACCCTTGAAATATGGCTTACTGACCAGTCAGGCACGAGAACTTGGCTTGCCTCTTcctctcacttataactcacactggggcgagagtctgggacccgacctggatggtcgttggacgtgagagcatgctcacttataactcgcacatgggcgagagtctggaacccgacctggacggtcgttgggcgtgagagcatgctcacttataactcatactgggacgagagtctggaacccgacctggacggtcgttgggtgtgagagcatgctcacttataactcacactggggtgagagtctgggacccgacctg
Coding sequences:
- the LOC122047064 gene encoding abscisic acid 8'-hydroxylase 1-like, whose amino-acid sequence is MAFIDLHFLMLAFLLFFAMYCIFWKGVVLAGRRKKLPLPPGSMGWPFVGETFQLYSNSNPNAFFVLKQRKYGAVFKTHILGCPCVMVSSPEAAKFVLVTQAHRFKPKFPASKERMIGPRAIFFQQGDCHAHLRRLLLRSFLPDSIRRSVAGIEAVALRALRSWDGQLVNTFQELKTYAFNVAILSIFGNDVAAAAEDLKQCYCKLEKGYNSMPINLPGTLFHKAMKARNQLARIVAGIISSRRLQSKNTAPNDLLGSLMEAKEGLSDDQIADNVIGVIFAARDTTASVLTWIIKYLGDNPSILQAVTEEQEEITKSKPEEDKGLSWADTKKMPLTTRVIQETMRVASILSFTFREAVEDVEYQGYLIPKGWKVLPLFRNIHHSPENFTDPEKFDPSRFEVPPKPNTFMPFGNGSHSCPGNELAKLEMLVLLHHLTTKYRWSAARPESGIQFGPFVLPMNGLPLRFSLKS